The sequence tttttttttaattgctcacATCCGAGCAAGCCAATTCAATCAGTTGCTAAAAACATCTGTAGGTCAGAACTAAACATAATTGTGCATGGTCATGCTTTATCACtgaaattttatatttattatccCCTCATATCAGTTAGTGAATTGTGTCTTGAGATAAGCATATCATAACAATATCCCAAATGATATAACTTAGCCATTAtgtaagctctctctctctctcatgcacgcacacacatgcacacacgcacacacacacacacacacacacacacacagactaccGCATacagtgtctgtgctgtctCTGAGCAATCCcattttatgttgtgtgtgtctccaggctATCAATAGAGATTAACTTTCTGTTGTCTGCCATTGATTTCCCCGCTGTCCCACCAGGTTAGACCTTCTGACTGACAGCCACTCTGCCGTCCAGCAAAGCCAGTTCATCCAGTTATTCTCGAGGCTTTTcccaggctctctctctctctctccagccgtCTGTCAGCTCTCAGAGAGATCATTACAGTTTTGGTGTGGTCCACTGGGCCTAAAAAGGGGGCCGACCTGTCTGTCAGCCCTCTTGACGCGGCAAACCAGCACATTGGGCGTTAAgtgtccttctgtctgtctgctgaaaTATCTGTTTcgccctctctccatctgtccctcTGCTCTTATGAGGAGATAATTATGATCCTGCTCTGTTAAACACCCCGCCCCCCCCCTCCTTGATACTAAAAAGAGGCAGCACATTTGGTCAGTCCATTTATCTCTTTCTCGTTCCATCtgtattttgcagtgtgtctccGGATGTCCATCTGTTGTGTCACACTTTCTTGACTATTACACTTTAAGATGTATTAGTCAGTTTGCACGGTGCAGACTAACGGGTCATtgatgaattacttttttttcattttgttcagcTGGACCACAGTGTGTAAACCAAAGTGATGAGCTTGTTTATAAAGGACAGTTCATGGTTTGTGCGTCCTTGTGTGCCCACAAGGACGCAACACACGGCAATGTTTAGGCCTTTATGGGTCAAAGAATAAAGTGTGTAAAGAACCATGGATCTCAACGTTGAGGGCGGTCATCCTCCGTTTGTCCGTGCATCAAAGGAAAATTAACGAAACACAACGTGAGAGACGTGAGACACGGCTGTGATCCGTGAAAATACCGGTCTGACACGCCGCTATCAGATCCCGATGCCGACATGGAAGGCTGGAGACACAGCAGCGTCTTCGTAACTTCATTGCAATGGATACCAACCAGGTACAGAAAGGCTAGAATTTCATTTCTCAACACACAGTTGGCAGCGTTGGTGGGGTTACCATtctcatttcaaatgcacatCTCCAGAGTTCGCCTGGAGCCGATCTGAGACCCCCTCTTTCATGCGGACTCACCGAATATTCAATTAGGGCGTCCTCACCAACTTCAGCCGCATTACCCACAGCGGTGTGAAAGCAACCTCAACTTCTGAtatcattttgctgttgtaaaagcaCTGAGCCTCTTTTTTTGCCCCCTGGACCAGACATGGCTGGCAGTCCTAGGAATATAAATTTACCATGAGGGCTTAAAAAGGTAAAacttttcttcaccagggattAAAGATAGCGCAGGGCGAGTACTTGTTGCAAATGTATCCTGCATTGATGGGTGATGTAACCActgaagtgaataaaaaaaaaaaaaactgtgttgaaCAATAAATTTGCATTTCTCACCATGTGTGCAACATTACATTGAGCTGACCTTTTGTTTGAATCCGCGCATTATAATGGCTGTCTCCGGGTTAATGTGTGTTCTGACATTACACTTGTTTCCAGCacagtttcacttcttttttttcttctggggACATCTATAAATACATTGAAGCAATGCAGAACCAAGAGTGTCAAGACAATGACGCTTGATTCAAGACAGTTGTGGAGGCAAGtcgattaaaaacaaaaacaagtgagattatttcattctgctggcagattttttaccttaagtaatactccaacgttttgggtaAAGCACCCTTTTTCCGAATTAACCAGACCGGTTTGGTGGAACTGGCTCGGTTCATATGGGTAGAAGGACAAGAAGTCTATGGGAGTGATTAGCTTGGCTccattaaagtgaaaaaacaaatcttACACCAACTCCAACTCTgtcttatttgcatttttttttttttaaattccaagacGTATATTTTAAATACTTCACACATTGTGTTTTGATAGAGGTTTTTGTAACGTGAATGTGAACTTTCACAAGTCTTTGAAAGGTAAATTTCTTAAAATGTCTTGAGTAGGATATCATGTTGTTTCTCACAGACGCCTCATCCTCTGTTTTACTACTGCACTATGAGGCCTGGGCTGCAGCAGCTTGTTTATTTTGATAAGTGtgatatgagagagagacagagtgtgtgtgtgtgtgtgtgtgtgtgtgtgtgtgtgtgggtgggtgcatgtgtgagcaACTGAGGCAGGCAGGTTGCAACAGGAATGGCAGTCAGAGAAGTGGGTGTGCCCATCATACAGGTAAGCCAAGTCCAAACCTGCTGACTGCACCCTGGATAGctgacattctctctctctctctctctctctctctctgacacacacacacacacataaccacacatgCACTtcctcacacattcacagacataCACTGCCACGCCAAAAGACGAATCTAACTTTGTGCGGATTGTCCCTAGACCTTTAGCgttaaaatatcaaatatgaaAGTTGTGGTGTATTACTCCAGTGTGACCGGGACCCTTGAGGTACAGTATGCCATTACTTTTGCTCCTCCTTCACTCCTTTACCTGCATGCTACAATATAGGAGGAGgactctctctgtttctgttcttaATTTCCATTTCAGTCAAATGAAGTACACAATGCTATATTGTGTTAAGGCGTGTTGTACTCAGTATGTCATGTGTGCGTAGCCAGCAGTCTAGACTTATGAAATCTGTGTGCACAGAGCTGCACTTTGTGACCAGCAAGACGAGCCTGTGTACAGTAATCCTGTATCTTTGAGTGCTGCTTTTCACACCTCATGTCGTGGGTTCACAGCTGAATGAGCCTTTTGAGAATTCACAAAGCACTTTCAACTTAAACTTCCAGCATACGGTGAATAAAGTatgctgaaaatacacaaattttctcttttttttcccgccTGGGTGCATTTACGCTGTGATTAAATTGTTTACTCCACCCTGAATTGGATAATGAATTTGCCCTGCCCTGCTATCCAGATGAAGAAACGACAGCAAAGGATTTTCTTCGTACTGGAGAGCAAGAATATCCCCTTCGAGACTGTGGACGTCGCTGTGGATGATGGCAAggaagagatgaggaggaaaatgcAGGACCCGACTGCAGTGCCCCCTCAAATATTTAATGGGGACACCTACTGTGGAGTAAGTCATACTATAACTTGCAAAAATGATAGTCAAGTCTCAAATATAAGCCCTTCGCCTAAACGGTTGGAGGACTCCGTTCCAGACTGTAGCACTGAGCCTCTCTTTGGCTGGGATTTCATGGAATataatttatctatttatttatttatttatatagagGCAGCACAGGGTGAGTATTTAGTCCAAATATCCTGTATTATGGATGAAGTAacccaaatgaataaaaaaactcaaacaactTTAGgtttaatatgaaaatgttgaaCATTAAATTTGCATCTCTCTAAATGTGTGCAGCATTGCTTGTAGCtgacttttttgtttgaatgcactgtttgtttaattttacaCATTATAATTGCTTGCTCTTGGAGTTCCCTGACCTTTTTTGTCCCCGGTCAAAAAAGGTTGAAGGTCTCTGGTCCAGATTGTAGACGTATCATCGCAGCTCAAGGCTCTTTCAGCCTTGATCAGGCagagatttgtgtgtttgcactctgtACAAAATGACTCATTTTAAACAGCAGGCGGCTGAAGTCGTCTCCGTATTATTGTAACAATTACAGGCACACTGTGGCATAATTAATCATCATATACTCTAAATCTTCTATAATTATGTCACCTGCATCAGCTGCAAAGGTTTTAC comes from Myripristis murdjan chromosome 12, fMyrMur1.1, whole genome shotgun sequence and encodes:
- the LOC115369052 gene encoding SH3 domain-binding glutamic acid-rich protein homolog codes for the protein MKVVVYYSSVTGTLEMKKRQQRIFFVLESKNIPFETVDVAVDDGKEEMRRKMQDPTAVPPQIFNGDTYCGDFDSFDNAVEMEQLEAFLKL